TGGAGCGGTATAAGGTTGCCGCGGCCAAAAGAGTTCAGAAGCAACTCCAAAGCCAGGAGTTTCAAAATCTTGTCGATCAACTGATCAAATTGGAGTCGAGGATTCGAGAATGCTACCATATGTATATTGATTTCAATGGTGAAACCTTGGCGTGGATGATGGCCTTAGATGCTTCCTTCTTGCTTGAGATCCTTCAAAGCTATGGCATCGTCAACGAAGGAAAGGAAATAGTGCGAGTTTCCTCAGGGATGTCACAGTTGGTAGATTACACCGGGAGGAAATCGGCTTACAACGCGATTCTTAGAGATATGATAATGCTTGAGAACCAAATTCCTCTTTTCATATTAAGGAAGGTGATGGAACTTCAATTCTCGCCTCAAGAACCTGCGGATGACATGCTCTTTTCCATGTTGATGGGGTTTTGTAACGAGCTTTCGCCTTTCAAGATGATGGAAAAGTTTCCCAAAATCCAAGTTTCAGACAGTTCCCACATGCTTGACTTTTTGTACCATATCATCACACCCGAAGTCGAAGAACCATCTGTTGCGATCACGGTCGAATACCAAGATGAACCAAAAGAAGAGGGAAATGAATGGTTTGGCGATACAAGTTACATAAAGCAACTCATTGAGCAGACATGGAACTTGCTTTCAAGATTAAACATTGGTCTAATACAATCCATAAGAAAAGTGTCGACGTCAAGACCAGTTAAAGTCATACTTAAATTACCTTGGAAACTCATCTCTAACCTTCCTGGCTTTTCCTTCTTGAAGTTAGCTGTTGAATATTTTTTCTTAACCCAAGACAAAGAGGCAGTGAAACCAGAAAATGGGAGCTCTAGCTCTAATAGTAACATTTACAAGCCCCCATTAGTGGGAGAAATAGCAATACCTTCTGTCACCCAGCTCTCGAAATCCGGAGTTCGCTTTTCGCCCACAAATGGTGGCATATCAACCATTGAATTTAACATTAAAACGGCAACACTTTACCTCCCTATTGTCAGTGTAGATGTAAACACTGAGGTTGTTTTGAGAAACTTGGTAGCATACGAGGCATCAAACGCATCGGGGCCGTTGGTTTTTACCCGTTACACCGAACTGATGAATGGGATACTCGACACGGAGGAGGATGTGAGACGGCTTCGAGAGAGAGGGATCATTTTGAACCATTTGAAGAGTGATCTAGAGGTGGCCAACCTCTGGAATGGTATGAGCAAGTCCATCAGATTGACAAGAGTGCCATTCCTGGATAAGGTGATTGAAGATGTGAACCAGCACTACAACAGCAGATGGAAGGTAAAAGCTGATAAATTTATGAAGCGCTATGTGTTTGGCTCATGGAAAATTCTCTCATTGTTGGCTGCAATTATGCTTTTGCTGCTAATGAGTTTCCAGGCTTTTTGTTCAGTGTACAACCCTCGTATATTTCAGGTGAAAATCACTTGATGAGAGGGTAGGGTGGCTTTGTGGGGATACCA
This window of the Malania oleifera isolate guangnan ecotype guangnan chromosome 6, ASM2987363v1, whole genome shotgun sequence genome carries:
- the LOC131158536 gene encoding putative UPF0481 protein At3g02645, translating into MTSKFDELRWILQIRQGLEEEVEEDGDIQLVCIFSVPKSLFSTDPHSYMPHQVALGPYHHWRPELYGMERYKVAAAKRVQKQLQSQEFQNLVDQLIKLESRIRECYHMYIDFNGETLAWMMALDASFLLEILQSYGIVNEGKEIVRVSSGMSQLVDYTGRKSAYNAILRDMIMLENQIPLFILRKVMELQFSPQEPADDMLFSMLMGFCNELSPFKMMEKFPKIQVSDSSHMLDFLYHIITPEVEEPSVAITVEYQDEPKEEGNEWFGDTSYIKQLIEQTWNLLSRLNIGLIQSIRKVSTSRPVKVILKLPWKLISNLPGFSFLKLAVEYFFLTQDKEAVKPENGSSSSNSNIYKPPLVGEIAIPSVTQLSKSGVRFSPTNGGISTIEFNIKTATLYLPIVSVDVNTEVVLRNLVAYEASNASGPLVFTRYTELMNGILDTEEDVRRLRERGIILNHLKSDLEVANLWNGMSKSIRLTRVPFLDKVIEDVNQHYNSRWKVKADKFMKRYVFGSWKILSLLAAIMLLLLMSFQAFCSVYNPRIFQVKIT